The following proteins come from a genomic window of Caloenas nicobarica isolate bCalNic1 chromosome 6, bCalNic1.hap1, whole genome shotgun sequence:
- the BOLL gene encoding protein boule-like, with amino-acid sequence MEPGGDGHTEPDGATTNQMQTESLSSSPNAVSPVPLNNLISAPGVGRVTPNRIFVGGIGFKTKENDLRKFFAQYGSVKEVKIVNDRAGVSKGYGFITFETQEDAQKILQEAKNLNYRDKKLDIGPAIRKQQIRSSGSAVIPEAGTMYLTTSSGYPYVYHNGVAYFDMPEVASVQQSWPLRSASSSPMMVAQPVYQSPAYHYQASTQCLPSQWQWSVPQSPASSPSFLYLQPSEVVYQPVGITQDSGCIPTLVLVEAAVPELYSDHGVQAPYPQPYTQNAIAMPASVSMKPRELRSHSVRRNFSQHSSVSLKHRYT; translated from the exons ATGGAGCCCGGCGGCGACGGACACACGGAGCCCGACGGCGCG ACCACAAATCAGATGCAAACAGAATCTTTATCTTCATCTCCAAACGCTGTGTCACCGGTGCCATTAAATAATCTGATCAGTGCTCCGGGGGTTGGAAGAGTTACTCCAAATCGCATCTTTGTAGGAGGAATTGGTTTTAAG ACTAAAGAAAATGATCTGAGGAAGTTTTTTGCTCAGTATGGCAGTGTGAAAGAAGTGAAGATAGTCAATGACAGAGCTGGAGTATCAAAGGG GTATGGCTTCATTACTTTTGAAACCCAAGAAGATGCGCAGAAGATTTTACAAGAG GCTAAAAACCTTAATTATAGGGATAAGAAATTGGATATTGGTCCAGCAataagaaaacaacaaatacGAAGTTCtg GTTCTGCTGTAATACCAGAAGCTGGTACAATGTACTTAACTACTTCAAGTGGATATCCTTACGTTTACCATAATGGAGTGGCTTATTTTGATATGCCTGAAGTTGCTTCTGTTCAACAGTCATGGCCA TTGCGCTCTGCTTCCAGTTCACCGATGATGGTAGCTCAACCGGTTTATCAGTCTCCTGCATATCACTATCAG GCATCAACCCAGTGTCTTCCAAGTCAGTGGCAGTGGTCTGTTCCCCAG tctccTGCCTCTTCACCTTCATTCTTGTATCTGCAACCATCTGAAGTCGTTTATCAGCCGGTAGGGATCACCCAGGACAGTGGCTGCATACCTACTCTTGTCCTGGTGGAAGCTGCAGTTCCCGAG CTGTATTCTGATCATGGCGTTCAAGCCCCGTATCCCCAGCCCTACACCCAGAATGCCATAGCTATGCCTGCATCTGTGAGTATGAAACCAAGA GAATTGAGGTCACATTCTgtgagaagaaatttttcacaacaTTCATCTGTGAGTCTGAAACATCGATATACATGA